From a region of the Candidatus Cloacimonadota bacterium genome:
- a CDS encoding radical SAM protein, with protein sequence MKYLFGPVPSRRLGISLGVDLVPQKVCTLNCVYCEVGRTTLLTLKRKEYVPIDAVIAELDEYLKQDPELDFITFSGQGEPTLNSGLGKVINHIKDNHPRYKVALLTNGTLFWDGSLRREVLRADVILPDLDAVSQSVFQKLNRPHHDLDNARVIAGLKALRQEFMGKIYLEVFMVEGLNEAESELRLLRETLLGLGPDIVQLNTLDRPGTESWVRALPRARLREIAASLAPLKVEIVANPHSRKKIQSFNTDIQTQILETIKRRPSTDTDLCQILGLHRNELNKYLSALLEAHEIESVEMERGTFFRIRP encoded by the coding sequence CTGGGCGTGGACCTGGTCCCGCAGAAGGTTTGCACCCTGAATTGCGTCTATTGCGAGGTGGGAAGGACCACCTTGCTGACCCTCAAGCGCAAGGAATATGTGCCCATCGACGCCGTGATAGCTGAATTGGACGAATATCTGAAGCAGGATCCGGAGCTTGATTTCATCACCTTTTCCGGGCAGGGAGAGCCCACTTTGAACAGCGGTTTGGGCAAGGTCATAAACCATATCAAGGACAATCATCCCCGCTACAAAGTGGCCCTGCTCACCAACGGCACGCTGTTCTGGGATGGATCGCTGCGCCGGGAGGTTTTGCGGGCGGATGTGATCCTGCCGGACCTGGACGCTGTGTCCCAAAGTGTGTTTCAGAAGCTGAACCGGCCCCATCACGATCTGGACAATGCCAGGGTCATTGCCGGCCTGAAAGCGCTGAGGCAGGAATTTATGGGCAAGATCTACCTGGAAGTGTTCATGGTGGAGGGTCTTAACGAGGCAGAAAGCGAACTCAGGTTGCTGCGGGAAACGCTTCTGGGCCTGGGCCCGGACATAGTGCAACTGAACACCCTGGACCGGCCGGGCACGGAAAGCTGGGTGCGAGCCCTGCCCCGGGCCAGATTGCGTGAGATCGCCGCATCTCTGGCCCCCCTGAAGGTGGAGATCGTGGCCAATCCCCACTCTCGTAAGAAGATCCAAAGCTTCAACACCGACATCCAGACCCAGATCTTGGAAACCATAAAACGCCGGCCCTCCACAGACACCGACCTCTGCCAGATCCTGGGCCTGCACAGGAACGAACTCAACAAATATCTCAGCGCCCTCCTGGAAGCTCACGAGATAGAAAGCGTTGAGATGGAGAGGGGAACCTTTTTCAGGATCAGGCCATAG